The following nucleotide sequence is from Drosophila kikkawai strain 14028-0561.14 chromosome 2L, DkikHiC1v2, whole genome shotgun sequence.
TCACACTATTGAAGTGTAACCTGAGTCCCAAAGGATCTTTGTTGCACAAGGAAATTGGTCTGATATTTTGATTATAGATATATCGTACTTATATTGCTAcaataaaatatcgatttatatcAAAACAGTattgatatatcgatattatcggCAACCTTCTCTACACTATTGAAGTCAGTTACTTGTGTCTCAAAGGatctttgtttttaaaatatatattttcttaatcaaCCCCGATCAATCCGATTTTTTAGTCTTACTCCCACATAAGAAAAtccataaattttatataaaatatttaattcgaCACAATCCGTCATGAATTCGTCATGAAAacacattttaaatacaaaacatttttttttaacaactagGGAATGTAAAAAGAGTATTCGTTAGCTAAACGAAGATGGACTTCGGGGCTATCTAATCTTTGGCATAGGCACGGGGAATGGTTGGAATTTCGTTGGATGCTTTGTTTTTGGAGTGTCACTAAACTAGTTACTAAGACTAAAGCACTAGGACGGCTTAACTAGCTAGATAGATGACGGCTGGGATGATCTATTCCCAGAGATTATCCATCATTTAATCCTGTCTATTATCGCTGATTGCTGTGGACGCAGTGGCCACGCTCTCGCCAGTCTGCGACTTAATGATGACCGGCTTCTTTGCTTTttcgaggagcggagagctgTCCGGTGAACCCTTGGCGGCGGAGGCCTTGGCCTTGAGTTCTTCGGCACTGGAGAACTGGGAGCGACTCTTGAACTGGCCATTGCTCTTGCCCTGGGTCTTCAGCTCGTAACGATTGCCCCGGCACCAGGACATTAGGTGCATCACTGGGGCCCAGCAGAGCAGAATCAGTCCGGCGGCCAGACAAATGCCGGCAAATATCTGGCCCGACATCAGGACAATTGGGAGTACCTTCAGCTGATCGGCCATTTCCGGGGTGATTCTCACCTTTTGCTCGAACCAGATGAGCGGAAAGAATATCTTGGGAATGTCCGAGTACAGACCGATTCCGTCGATGGGCTCCACCAGCATGTTGACCTGGAATCGGGCAGCCACCTCCAGGGGAATTCCCGTGCTGGGCTCTACCACCATATAGAATTCGTGATCCTCCTGCTGGGGATTCATGCCCTCCACCTGGTCTATATAGTATTGATCGGCGTTGTAGAAGTGCGGATAGGACATGAAGACGGGTGATCCGAAGCGGCATGAACTGATGTTCATTACGCCCGAGGGAACGCATTCGCCGCCACAATAGCATAGGTTTTCGGGATATTGAGTGCCTGCAGGAAAGTAttgtaaataattgaaaatttaggaattttaaaagtttactttaaagattaatttaaaattatgtaagGATAGTTTAATGATAAgtgcaatattttattatatttcttatattttagtCGATGTATAGTGTTGAATTTTTCCCTTTGAAACATCCCCATTCTAATCAtggtatattttttgattataTAAATAGTTAATCAATAGATTCGTATCAAGAttccttaaataaaattaaaaaaatcttacAGCTTCTGAGATTATAGCAAGAAGTACGTAGGTTTTAAACTTGTTTACACTTTACTACTCTTAACATATCGTTTTTATAATGTATTTAATCAACCAGCTAATTCCTTAATTGCCCTTTCAATTAGCAATTAAATCTGTTTACCAAATGTTTAGCAGAACTGCGTCATCAACAACTTGACGATTCAGCTTTAGATTTAATTACAAACGATTAAAAGGCTTTACATTCCGACCTATGTCAACCAACTTTCAGTTAAACAGAACTGtctcaaaatattattaagggTTTTAAAGCAATTAGAAGGGTGAAAAGAGTATGCACTAATTTATGAAGCATTCCTAGATGATTCACTAtaaaatttcttaataaattaCCATCTTCACTCACCATTATCCACGGAACGTGGTCCCCCAGAGAACTTAAGCCCCTCCAGACCTTCAATTTCCACCGTTTCCACATAATCCAAGGGTATCGTCCTACACATGTCCGGCGTAAAGAGTCCCACACTGTCGCCTGGTCTCAAATGCTGTGGCTGGAACTCTCCGGCGGAGCCATTGGTCATGCCGCAGTACGAGGAAAAGAAGCCAGTGTGATTGACATAATTCCAAGAGCTCATTTGGCCCAATTTGGCCAGTTGATCGGCGCCGGTGAAGACATTAAAAACACCCGTGAGATCTGCACTTCCATTTCGCGTATAAAACCAGCCAAACTTGTCGAAGGGCACCtttacatcatccccaaaaATGGGCATGGCCATGGCCACATCAATCATAGAATCGCTATAACCGGTAAACAAAAGTTCGTCAACTGTCTTCTGGACGGACATCTCGGCGCCATACATCCTGAGACCCACATCGACCATGGCGCGCTTCCCTGTCGACCAGTGCTTGGCCGTGGCAGCTGCAgactgaaaataatttaatattattattacaatcAAGTTCAAATTAATTAAGGGAGTGTAAACTAACCAAAGCCACCGCATTGAGGGTTATTATCTCATCGTCCAAGCTTCCATTGCTGCCCTCTTCATCAAAGTAGAAATAGCTAAGCCGGCGATAGCTTACTGAGGCATTTTCCGGATGCCAGGCAATGTCCACCT
It contains:
- the santa-maria gene encoding protein peste, whose translation is MPTQNSAMWGQKSNRKLITSIFGFCLGLFGILCGMFWVDFFNWIMQKEMALAPDTRVYDNWKSPPLDLSLDIYLYNWTNPEDYGNFSTKPIMQQVGPYRFTERPDKVDIAWHPENASVSYRRLSYFYFDEEGSNGSLDDEIITLNAVALSAAATAKHWSTGKRAMVDVGLRMYGAEMSVQKTVDELLFTGYSDSMIDVAMAMPIFGDDVKVPFDKFGWFYTRNGSADLTGVFNVFTGADQLAKLGQMSSWNYVNHTGFFSSYCGMTNGSAGEFQPQHLRPGDSVGLFTPDMCRTIPLDYVETVEIEGLEGLKFSGGPRSVDNGTQYPENLCYCGGECVPSGVMNISSCRFGSPVFMSYPHFYNADQYYIDQVEGMNPQQEDHEFYMVVEPSTGIPLEVAARFQVNMLVEPIDGIGLYSDIPKIFFPLIWFEQKVRITPEMADQLKVLPIVLMSGQIFAGICLAAGLILLCWAPVMHLMSWCRGNRYELKTQGKSNGQFKSRSQFSSAEELKAKASAAKGSPDSSPLLEKAKKPVIIKSQTGESVATASTAISDNRQD